The Miscanthus floridulus cultivar M001 chromosome 7, ASM1932011v1, whole genome shotgun sequence genome includes a region encoding these proteins:
- the LOC136464705 gene encoding diphosphomevalonate decarboxylase MVD2, peroxisomal-like, which produces MAVTEGQWVLMATGRTPTNIAVIKYWGKRDEALILPVNDSISVTLDPDHLSATTTVAVSPSFPSDRMWLNGKEISLLGGRFQSCLREIRKRARDFEDEEKGVKIKKEDWGKLHVHIASYNNFPTAAGLASSAAGLACFVFTLGKLMNVKEDYGELSSIARQGSGSACRSIYGGFVKWCMGEKDDGSDSIAVQLADETHWNDLVIIIAVVSSKQKETSSTSGMRDSVETSPLLQYRAQTVVPSRVLKMEEAIKNRDFESFAKLTCADSNQFHAVCLDTSPPIFYMNDTSHRIISLVEKWNHSEGTPQVAYTFDAGPNAVLIAQNRKTAAHLLQKLLYYFPPQDKNLSSYLVGDKSILGDAGVHSMEDVEALPAPPEMKVPDQKFKGDVSYFICSRLGAGPKVIADESQALIDSVTGLPKGV; this is translated from the exons ATGGCGGTGACGGAGGGGCAGTGGGTGCTCATGGCAACGGGGCGGACGCCGACCAACATTGCGGTGATCAAGTACTGGGGGAAGCGGGACGAGGCTCTCATCCTCCCCGTCAATGACAGCATCAGCGTCACGCTCGACCCCGACCAcctctccgccaccaccaccgtcgcCGTCAGCCCCTCATTCCCCTCCGACCGCATGTGGCTCAACGGCAAG GAGATCTCGCTGTTAGGAGGAAGGTTTCAGAGCTGCCTCAGAGAGATCAGAAAGCGTGCTCGTGACTTCGAGGATGAGGAGAAGGGCGTCAAGATCAAGAAAGAGGACTGGGGGAAGTTGCATGTCCACATAGCCTCGTACAACAACTTCCCCACGGCTGCTGGTTTGGCCTCTTCGGCTGCTGGCCTTGCCTGTTTCG TTTTCACCCTTGGAAAGCTGATGAATGTGAAAGAAGATTATGGAGAACTTTCTTCAATAGCAAG GCAGGGATCTGGGAGTGCATGCCGTAGTATATATGGTGGTTTTGTGAAATGGTGTATGGGAGAA AAAGATGATGGAAGCGACAGTATTGCCGTGCAGCTTGCTGATGAAACACATTGGAACGATCTTGTAATTATTATTGCAGTG GTCAGTTCAAAGCAGAAGGAAACCAGTAGCACCAGTGGGATGCGAGATAGTGTTGAAACAAGTCCCCTCTTGCAGTACAGGGCCCAG ACAGTAGTGCCAAGTCGGGTGTTGAAAATGGAGGAGGCTATCAAGAATCGTGACTTTGAATCCTTTGCGAAATTAACTTGTGCAGATAGCAACCAGTTTCATGCTGTATGCTTAGACACGAGCCCTCCCATCTTCTACATGAATGACACGTCACACCG GATAATTAGCCTTGTTGAAAAATGGAACCACTCAGAAGGAACCCCACAG GTAGCTTACACCTTCGATGCTGGGCCTAACGCAGTCCTAATCGCACAAAACCGTAAAACTGCAGCACATCTCCTCCAGAAGCTCTTATACTATTTCCCTCCACAGGATAAGAATTTGAGCAG CTATTTGGTTGGCGATAAATCGATTCTAGGTGATGCTGGAGTGCATTCCATGGAAGATGTGGAAGCTCTTCCAGCACCTCCAGAGATGAAGGTACCGGATCAGAAATTCAAGGGTGATGTTAGCTACTTCATCTGCAGCAGGCTTGGGGCTGGTCCAAAGGTTATTGCCGACGAAAGTCAAGCATTGATCGATTCAGTCACCGGACTTCCAAAAGGGGTGTAA